In uncultured Bacteroides sp., the following proteins share a genomic window:
- the clpX gene encoding ATP-dependent Clp protease ATP-binding subunit ClpX, with amino-acid sequence MEDSKPSKNKKKCSFCGRPESEVSFLITGMNGYICDSCATQAYEITQEAIGAGKQDGAGKALNLKDLPKPVDIKKFLDQYIIGQDDAKRFLSVSVYNHYKRLLQKDNGDDVEIEKSNIIMVGSTGTGKTLLARTIAKLLHVPFTIVDATVLTEAGYVGEDIESILTRLLQVADYNVPEAERGIVFIDEIDKIARKGDNPSITRDVSGEGVQQGLLKLLEGSIVNVPPQGGRKHPDQKMIPVNTKNILFICGGAFDGIEKKIAQRLNTHVVGYSASQATAVIDKKNMMQYIAPQDLKSFGLIPEIIGRLPVLTYLNPLDRNALRAILTEPKNSIIKQYVKLFEMDKIELTFEEQVYEYIVDKAVEYKLGARGLRSIVETIMMDVMFEIPSQGKAEYHVTLEYAKQQLDKANIARLQTA; translated from the coding sequence TTGGAAGATTCAAAACCATCAAAGAATAAAAAGAAATGTAGCTTTTGCGGACGTCCGGAAAGCGAAGTTTCTTTTTTGATTACGGGGATGAATGGCTACATCTGCGACAGTTGTGCCACTCAGGCTTACGAAATCACTCAGGAAGCTATTGGCGCTGGAAAGCAGGATGGCGCCGGAAAAGCTTTAAATCTCAAAGATCTGCCTAAGCCAGTAGATATTAAGAAGTTTCTTGATCAGTATATAATTGGTCAGGACGATGCCAAACGTTTTCTTTCAGTATCTGTTTATAATCACTATAAACGTTTGTTGCAGAAAGATAACGGAGATGATGTGGAAATTGAAAAATCAAACATTATAATGGTGGGAAGTACCGGTACCGGTAAAACTCTTTTGGCAAGAACCATTGCTAAACTACTGCATGTACCTTTTACTATTGTTGATGCAACAGTACTTACAGAAGCCGGTTATGTTGGCGAAGATATCGAAAGTATCCTTACCCGTCTGCTACAGGTGGCCGATTATAACGTTCCTGAAGCAGAAAGAGGCATTGTGTTTATTGACGAGATAGATAAAATTGCCCGTAAAGGCGATAATCCTTCTATTACTCGTGATGTAAGTGGCGAAGGTGTTCAACAAGGCTTGCTGAAATTACTGGAAGGATCAATTGTTAATGTTCCGCCACAAGGTGGACGTAAACATCCTGACCAGAAGATGATTCCGGTAAATACCAAGAATATTTTATTCATTTGCGGAGGTGCATTCGACGGTATTGAGAAGAAAATAGCGCAACGTTTGAATACTCATGTAGTAGGATACAGTGCTTCTCAGGCTACAGCTGTTATCGATAAGAAGAATATGATGCAGTATATCGCTCCTCAGGATTTAAAGTCCTTTGGATTAATCCCGGAGATTATTGGTCGTCTGCCTGTACTTACTTATCTGAATCCGCTTGACAGAAATGCATTACGTGCAATTTTAACTGAACCGAAGAATTCAATTATCAAACAGTATGTTAAACTCTTCGAGATGGATAAAATTGAGCTGACTTTCGAAGAGCAAGTCTATGAATATATCGTAGATAAGGCTGTAGAATATAAGCTTGGCGCACGCGGATTACGTTCTATTGTTGAGACAATAATGATGGATGTGATGTTTGAAATCCCATCTCAAGGTAAGGCCGAATATCATGTTACGCTGGAATATGCCAAACAACAACTGGATAAAGCAAACATTGCTCGTTTGCAAACAGCTTAA